The sequence below is a genomic window from Deltaproteobacteria bacterium.
TCAAGCCGGAGGACATCACCGAGCAGGAGATGCGAGCGTTCTACGACGCGCACCGCGACGAATACAACAAACCCGAAGAGGTCCGCGTGTCGGCGATCGTCGTCAAGGACGCCCAGACCGCCGACAAGGTCGCCAAGCTCGCCAAGGGGGAGCAGGGCCGCACCAACAAGGGATTTCGCGAACTCGTCGCGCAGTACTCCGTCGACGACGCATCGAAGGTGCGCGGCGGCGACCTGCGCTATTTCGCGCGCGACACCGACGCCGTGGACAAGGCGGTGGTGGAGGCCGCGTTCGGCCTCGACAAGACGGGTGATGTAGCCGGCCCCATCAAGGGCACCGACGGCCGCTTCTACATCATCAAGAAGACGGGCCACCGCAAGGCACTCGTCAAGACGTTCGATGAGGTCAAGCGCCAGATCCAAAACCGCCTCTACCGCGAAAAGCGCACGGAAGCGCAAAAGAAGTTCATCGAGGAGCTGCGCGCGAAGGCGAAGATCACCATCGACGAAGCCGCGCTGAGCAAGGTGCGGGTCGATACGTCGGCCCCGGCCGGCGGGCCGCACGGCCACGGCGCCCCGCGGAGCCCGCGCGCGCCCGCGGGCAACTGAACGGGAACTTGCGCGGTCGAACCGATGCACGCCATGGTCGCCAGTCGCCTTGCTACGGCCGCTCGCTTCGCCGTCGCGATCGCCATCGCCGCGGTCTCGGCCAGCGTGCCGGCACGCGCCGACGACGGCGAGCGGACGCCGGCTGCGTCCGGGACCACGCCGGCGGTGGATGGAAACGGCAAGCGGGTCCTGCTCGACCGCGTCGTCGCGGTCGTCAACGACGAGATCATCCTGCAGAGCGACCTCGAGCGCCGATTGCTGCCGCTCGCCGCGAGTCTCGACGACA
It includes:
- a CDS encoding peptidylprolyl isomerase encodes the protein MLQSRSVPTRAALASLLACALACNKTAGDDASRGGQPGGSALPGQTEADLDTPLATVDGTVITVREFQDRINQQSPYIRARYTSLEQKKEFLDNLIRFEVLAGEAFRRGLDKDPDVVRTMKQVMIQKLMKDQFENAIKPEDITEQEMRAFYDAHRDEYNKPEEVRVSAIVVKDAQTADKVAKLAKGEQGRTNKGFRELVAQYSVDDASKVRGGDLRYFARDTDAVDKAVVEAAFGLDKTGDVAGPIKGTDGRFYIIKKTGHRKALVKTFDEVKRQIQNRLYREKRTEAQKKFIEELRAKAKITIDEAALSKVRVDTSAPAGGPHGHGAPRSPRAPAGN